One window from the genome of Microbulbifer sp. ALW1 encodes:
- a CDS encoding efflux RND transporter periplasmic adaptor subunit: MDTRLLEKLNHFLALEKRLRAATDSQQIARIACNDSQSLLHFDAGLFFSGRELKLISASNVTTVDATSSEAQRWRQLVRKHFPSTVQHGLLQLELPRSTESSKDIQQQTLALVPLGSGGDEGCLALLRARPLSGQEQEIVREVAAAITQAILALRGTKRFSLRRWLRRRPLVIAAAITAICIIPVRQSVLAPATLAAIEPRIVSARTDGVIREINIHPNATVTAGQLLFTLEDAEVTAEIDRVQQEIALYQERLRMTRQYNFQQASAGHKLAQAETDLSIRNLDLDFQKSQLDKTRIKAASDGVVIYTDPAEWIGRRIRAGEKVMEIVQPAARQIQIDLPTADAIALPENASTVFYAESDPLSPIDGQLSYHSLLTTEGENLPASYRLLASIQQDRPQIRINTRGHARIYGARVPLIYYLLRRPLAAARRWAGI; encoded by the coding sequence GTGGATACCCGGCTGCTGGAAAAGCTCAACCATTTTCTCGCACTGGAGAAAAGACTGCGCGCTGCCACCGATTCACAACAGATCGCACGTATCGCGTGTAACGACAGCCAATCGCTGTTGCATTTCGATGCCGGTTTATTTTTTTCCGGTCGCGAGCTGAAACTGATCAGTGCCTCCAATGTCACCACGGTGGATGCCACCAGCAGCGAGGCACAGCGCTGGCGTCAGCTGGTGCGCAAACATTTTCCCAGCACCGTCCAGCACGGGCTTCTACAGCTGGAACTCCCCCGGAGCACGGAATCCAGCAAGGATATTCAGCAGCAGACTCTCGCCCTTGTGCCCCTCGGTAGCGGCGGCGATGAGGGCTGCCTGGCACTGCTGCGCGCGCGCCCACTCTCCGGGCAGGAACAGGAAATCGTGCGGGAAGTCGCCGCGGCCATCACCCAGGCGATACTGGCGCTGCGCGGCACAAAACGGTTTTCCCTCAGGCGCTGGCTGCGTCGCCGGCCGCTGGTCATCGCCGCGGCGATTACCGCGATCTGCATAATCCCCGTACGCCAAAGCGTGCTTGCGCCGGCAACCCTGGCCGCAATTGAACCGCGCATCGTTTCCGCCCGCACCGACGGCGTGATTCGCGAAATCAATATTCACCCCAATGCGACGGTCACGGCGGGCCAGTTGCTGTTCACACTGGAAGACGCCGAGGTCACCGCAGAAATTGACCGGGTCCAACAAGAGATAGCGCTCTACCAGGAGCGCCTGCGCATGACCCGGCAATACAATTTCCAACAGGCTTCTGCCGGCCACAAACTGGCACAGGCAGAAACCGATCTGTCGATTCGCAACCTGGATCTCGATTTTCAAAAATCCCAGCTGGATAAAACCCGTATCAAGGCCGCCAGTGATGGTGTGGTGATCTATACCGATCCCGCAGAGTGGATCGGTCGCCGCATCCGCGCCGGTGAAAAAGTCATGGAGATAGTGCAACCGGCGGCGCGTCAGATTCAGATCGACCTGCCCACGGCCGATGCCATCGCGCTTCCCGAAAACGCCAGCACGGTGTTCTATGCGGAATCCGACCCGCTGTCGCCCATTGACGGACAACTGAGCTACCACAGCCTGCTGACTACCGAGGGCGAAAATCTTCCCGCCAGTTACCGCCTGCTCGCCAGTATCCAGCAGGATCGACCACAGATTCGCATCAACACCCGCGGCCACGCACGTATTTACGGTGCACGGGTGCCTCTTATCTATTACTTACTCCGCCGACCACTGGCCGCGGCCCGCCGCTGGGCCGGAATTTAG
- a CDS encoding ABC transporter ATP-binding protein has translation MASIEFHRVSKRYSDSPATVPGLDLQIRDGEFMVLVGPSGCGKSTILRMIAGLETVTAGDLFIGGHRVNDLPPKDRDIAMVFQNYALYPHMTVFENMAFGLRVRNFPKLGIERRVREAAETLGLSGLLQRKPGQLSGGQSQRVALGRAMVRDPQVFLFDEPLSNLDAELRVQMRGVIHRLHRQLGTTSVYVTHDQVEAMTLGARIAILNQGALMQVGTPLELYNDPDNTFVAGFMGSPPMNLVEVINDGTQLSCDLLTLPRPQLQGLARKLLLGLRPEKLLYAASAPANWPRLRGQIELVESLGAEMLVHLRAGSAQMVARLPGLRAFTLGDALELAFDPTAIYLFDAESQQRIRADSARAGVGQC, from the coding sequence TTGGCCAGTATTGAATTCCACCGCGTGAGCAAACGCTACAGCGACAGCCCCGCCACCGTGCCGGGGCTGGACCTGCAGATTCGCGATGGCGAGTTCATGGTGTTGGTGGGCCCGTCCGGTTGTGGCAAATCCACCATACTGCGCATGATTGCGGGGCTGGAAACCGTCACCGCCGGCGACCTGTTTATCGGCGGCCACCGGGTCAATGACCTGCCCCCCAAAGACCGGGACATCGCCATGGTGTTCCAGAATTACGCGCTCTACCCGCATATGACGGTGTTTGAAAACATGGCCTTCGGGCTGCGGGTGCGCAATTTCCCCAAGCTGGGTATCGAGCGTCGGGTGCGGGAGGCGGCGGAGACCCTGGGGCTTTCTGGCCTGCTGCAACGCAAGCCGGGGCAGCTGTCCGGCGGTCAATCCCAGCGTGTGGCGCTGGGGCGTGCCATGGTGCGGGATCCGCAGGTGTTTCTGTTCGACGAGCCGCTGTCCAACCTCGACGCCGAGTTGCGGGTACAGATGCGCGGGGTCATTCACCGGCTGCACCGCCAGCTGGGCACCACCTCCGTGTACGTCACCCACGATCAGGTGGAAGCCATGACCCTGGGAGCCCGCATCGCCATTCTCAACCAGGGCGCATTGATGCAGGTGGGGACGCCCCTGGAACTGTACAACGACCCCGACAATACCTTTGTTGCCGGATTTATGGGATCGCCGCCGATGAACCTGGTGGAGGTGATCAACGATGGCACACAGTTGAGCTGCGATCTGCTTACCCTGCCGCGCCCCCAGTTGCAGGGCCTGGCGCGCAAACTGCTGCTGGGACTGCGCCCGGAAAAACTGCTCTACGCCGCCAGCGCGCCGGCCAATTGGCCGCGCCTGAGAGGCCAGATCGAGCTGGTGGAAAGCCTGGGGGCAGAGATGCTGGTGCACCTGCGCGCTGGCAGCGCGCAGATGGTGGCACGCCTGCCGGGTTTGCGGGCATTCACTCTCGGTGATGCCCTGGAGCTCGCCTTCGATCCCACCGCGATTTACCTGTTCGATGCCGAGAGCCAGCAGCGCATTCGCGCAGACAGCGCCAGGGCGGGAGTGGGGCAGTGCTGA
- a CDS encoding extracellular solute-binding protein yields MLRRLAFLAFVLLSMALAAGASAAEVLNLWHGYRGAERAAFEQLIDDYNRSQSGIEVKALAVPFGGYADKLSAALPRGQGPDIFVFAHDRLGGWASAGHTVAPIDRYISERLLRRFPPNLIDAMTFGGDLYGLPLAFKSPALILNTDLVQTAPATTDAMVAEARRHTDRKAGRFGLAYSYTEPFFHGALMNSFGRGPFDRGGNLDLDSRANIDSVEMLVRWARDDRILPEEPSSTLVTSLFNQGRAAMVISGPWMLGEIAPQVNYRVVPLPSNSESGLPLSPWVAVEGLFLSPWSKNPAAAVAVMDFLTSRPSAEKMGIEGGQLPANISAFEHPGIATNDTAMAFRRQLEVAVPIPNLPAMTLLWVPLGNALKKVVKGAAKPEAEMRQLQRRMSADLARLERSRARGETPATMPRWLWLVPLALVLLALWAWRRYRAQLAAGWQANRTAYLYILPAMLGMLVLVFFPLLYGLLLSFTDTTVFNEHTPLWSRLVGFDNYAAILGDFHLWRGQGAEATIDFDNFYWTLLITVLWTATNVILAVGLALLLALALDKPIFGRNGFRLLLILPWAIPNYITALVWKGMFHPQFGVINQGLQVLGLAPVAWFDSIGASFFTGLVTNVWLSIPFMMVVILGGLQSIPRELYEVARVEGAGRWFQFRSITLPLLKPVLIPAVILSVVWTFNMFNVIYLVSDGAPAGANDILITKAFRIGFEKYQYAYAAAYSMVILLLLFGYAMWQMRISRTLEAAR; encoded by the coding sequence GTGCTGAGGCGGCTGGCCTTCCTGGCCTTTGTGCTGCTGTCGATGGCACTCGCCGCCGGCGCCAGTGCCGCCGAAGTCCTCAATCTCTGGCACGGCTATCGCGGTGCCGAGCGCGCCGCCTTCGAGCAGTTGATCGATGACTACAACCGCAGCCAGAGCGGGATTGAAGTAAAAGCCCTGGCGGTGCCCTTTGGTGGTTATGCCGACAAGCTTTCCGCTGCACTACCCCGCGGGCAGGGGCCGGACATCTTTGTGTTTGCCCACGATCGCCTGGGTGGCTGGGCCAGCGCCGGGCACACGGTGGCGCCCATCGACCGCTATATCAGTGAGCGTTTGCTGCGGCGTTTTCCCCCCAACCTGATCGATGCCATGACCTTTGGCGGCGACCTCTACGGCCTGCCGCTCGCGTTCAAAAGCCCGGCCCTGATTCTGAACACCGACCTGGTGCAAACCGCCCCCGCCACCACCGACGCCATGGTAGCGGAAGCCCGCCGCCATACCGATCGCAAGGCCGGGCGTTTCGGCCTTGCCTACAGCTATACGGAACCCTTCTTTCACGGCGCGCTGATGAACAGCTTCGGGCGCGGCCCCTTCGACCGCGGTGGCAACCTGGACCTCGATAGCCGTGCCAATATCGACTCGGTGGAAATGCTGGTGCGCTGGGCGCGCGACGACCGCATCCTGCCGGAGGAACCCAGCAGCACCCTGGTGACCAGCCTGTTCAACCAGGGGCGCGCGGCCATGGTGATCAGCGGCCCCTGGATGCTGGGGGAGATAGCGCCGCAGGTGAATTACCGGGTAGTCCCACTGCCCAGCAACAGCGAGAGCGGTTTGCCGCTGTCACCCTGGGTGGCGGTGGAGGGGTTGTTTCTCTCACCCTGGTCGAAAAACCCTGCGGCGGCGGTGGCGGTAATGGATTTCCTTACCAGCCGCCCTTCGGCGGAAAAAATGGGTATTGAGGGCGGGCAGTTACCGGCCAATATCAGTGCCTTCGAGCATCCGGGGATCGCCACCAATGACACCGCCATGGCGTTCCGCCGCCAGCTGGAAGTGGCGGTGCCGATTCCCAACCTGCCGGCGATGACACTGTTGTGGGTGCCACTGGGCAATGCTCTGAAAAAAGTCGTGAAGGGCGCGGCCAAACCCGAGGCGGAAATGCGCCAATTGCAGCGGCGCATGAGTGCCGATCTGGCACGACTGGAGCGCTCGCGTGCACGCGGGGAAACGCCCGCAACCATGCCCCGCTGGCTCTGGCTGGTGCCACTGGCCCTGGTGCTGTTGGCCCTGTGGGCCTGGCGGCGCTACCGCGCGCAACTGGCCGCCGGCTGGCAGGCAAATCGTACCGCTTACCTGTACATACTGCCCGCCATGCTCGGCATGCTGGTGCTGGTGTTTTTCCCGTTGCTTTATGGACTGCTGCTGTCATTCACCGATACCACCGTATTCAACGAGCACACACCGCTGTGGTCGCGCCTTGTGGGGTTTGACAACTACGCTGCGATTCTCGGCGACTTCCACCTGTGGCGGGGGCAGGGCGCCGAGGCGACCATCGATTTCGACAACTTTTACTGGACCCTGCTGATAACCGTGTTGTGGACCGCGACCAACGTCATCCTGGCGGTGGGGCTGGCATTGCTACTGGCGTTGGCCCTGGACAAACCCATCTTTGGCCGCAACGGGTTTCGCCTGCTGCTGATCCTGCCCTGGGCTATTCCCAACTACATTACCGCGCTGGTGTGGAAGGGGATGTTCCACCCGCAATTTGGCGTGATCAATCAGGGGTTGCAGGTGCTGGGACTGGCGCCGGTGGCCTGGTTCGATTCCATAGGCGCGAGCTTTTTTACCGGGCTGGTGACCAATGTCTGGTTGAGTATTCCGTTCATGATGGTGGTCATTCTCGGCGGCCTGCAGTCGATTCCGCGGGAACTCTATGAAGTGGCCAGGGTGGAAGGTGCCGGGCGCTGGTTTCAGTTCCGCTCGATCACTTTACCGCTACTGAAGCCGGTGCTGATTCCGGCGGTCATCCTGTCGGTGGTGTGGACCTTTAATATGTTCAACGTCATTTATCTGGTGAGCGATGGTGCTCCCGCGGGCGCCAACGATATTCTAATTACTAAGGCATTCCGCATCGGCTTTGAGAAATACCAGTACGCTTATGCCGCTGCCTATTCCATGGTGATTCTGCTGTTGTTGTTCGGCTACGCCATGTGGCAGATGCGCATAAGCCGCACCCTGGAGGCCGCGCGATGA
- a CDS encoding efflux RND transporter periplasmic adaptor subunit codes for MQTQTLAQAALVLVLGLTSFSNAEAGAETSAPAKLNALSRVQLSSELAARLTEVRLRAGDRFQRGDLLARFDCTELRAELEGAESQQALARRQLDANISLRQLGGNISELEMVQSEAQLAEAKANAKVLRHRNSHCEVRAPFDGFVVSRSIEPHQRVEVGAPLLELVDNRGLEVEAIIPSGWLEKLTIGAHFEVTINETGRQYSAELQRIVPVVDPVTRTVRVIGTIGQPQETGASGFNPALLISGMSGEARFSLPENGDDLLANGADPALSGAN; via the coding sequence ATGCAAACTCAAACTCTGGCCCAAGCGGCACTTGTTCTGGTGTTGGGGCTCACTTCATTCAGTAACGCCGAGGCCGGCGCTGAAACCAGCGCCCCGGCCAAACTCAACGCCCTCAGCCGGGTACAACTTTCCAGCGAACTCGCCGCCCGACTGACCGAAGTGCGCCTGCGCGCCGGCGACCGCTTTCAACGGGGCGACCTGCTGGCCCGCTTCGACTGCACCGAGCTCAGGGCCGAACTGGAAGGCGCCGAATCACAACAGGCACTGGCACGCCGGCAACTGGACGCGAACATTTCCCTGCGCCAGCTGGGCGGCAACATCAGTGAGCTGGAAATGGTGCAGAGCGAAGCGCAGCTGGCGGAAGCCAAAGCCAATGCCAAGGTATTGCGACACCGCAACAGCCACTGCGAAGTGCGCGCGCCGTTTGACGGTTTTGTGGTGAGCCGCTCGATCGAGCCCCACCAGCGAGTAGAAGTGGGCGCGCCCCTGTTGGAACTGGTGGACAATCGCGGGCTGGAAGTAGAAGCCATCATTCCCTCCGGCTGGCTGGAAAAACTTACCATCGGTGCGCACTTTGAAGTCACCATCAATGAAACAGGTCGCCAGTACAGCGCCGAACTGCAGCGTATAGTGCCGGTGGTTGATCCGGTGACGCGCACCGTCCGGGTCATCGGTACCATCGGGCAGCCGCAGGAAACGGGTGCCAGCGGATTCAATCCCGCGCTACTGATTTCCGGCATGAGCGGCGAAGCGCGCTTTTCACTGCCGGAAAATGGCGATGACCTGCTTGCCAATGGCGCCGATCCCGCATTGAGCGGAGCCAACTGA
- a CDS encoding TolC family protein gives MRLAPIATVTAFGLTLATLSACSVRPVAIDDATIDQRASSDWQTAFGNQQPVTGPIDLNEAIARAIAYNMDNRLKLMEAVVANRNLRLARWDMLPEIAASAGYNHRNKQHFASSEDVNGNQSLAQSTSLDKTYSTAGLELSWNVLDFGINYLSAKQAADGVMIAVERQRKLMHNVIMDVEYAFWMAAAAQRAQNQLPGLIAQTRSALEKSRQSAERGLRQTEASLSYRRDLLDLMQQLLALEGDMHNAKMELASLMGLPPGSAFTVSATPSDVLRSPFAEMSVLELEQYSLRNRPELLEEDYRQRIAATEIRKACLQLLPGLELRSGYFYDDNSYLLYNDWAESSLRLTWDLLGTVVAGRDLVEYARDSERLGDVRRAALTIAVLTQVDLAHSHVKRAQLNHGYAMEMADIDREMASQSRARWQSSQGTELESIHAATQSLLSSVERDVSYADWRSANGRLSNAVGFQPEFYIDYRQPLEVIQQQVADMRTQNASMELLPVGGYNPEGVEKREAEIREDGQASAHW, from the coding sequence ATGCGCCTGGCTCCCATTGCCACCGTCACGGCTTTTGGCCTGACACTGGCCACCCTGTCAGCCTGTTCGGTGAGACCCGTTGCCATCGACGACGCCACCATCGACCAACGCGCCAGCAGCGACTGGCAAACCGCCTTTGGCAATCAACAACCCGTCACCGGTCCCATCGACCTCAATGAGGCCATTGCCCGCGCCATCGCCTACAACATGGACAACCGCCTGAAACTGATGGAAGCGGTCGTTGCCAATCGCAACCTGCGCCTGGCCCGCTGGGACATGTTGCCGGAAATTGCCGCCAGTGCCGGTTACAACCACCGCAACAAACAGCACTTTGCCAGCAGCGAGGACGTCAACGGCAACCAGTCCCTGGCCCAGTCCACCTCCCTCGACAAAACCTACAGCACCGCCGGGCTGGAACTGTCGTGGAATGTGCTCGACTTCGGCATCAACTACCTGTCCGCCAAACAGGCCGCCGATGGGGTCATGATCGCTGTCGAGCGCCAGCGCAAACTGATGCACAACGTCATCATGGACGTGGAATACGCCTTCTGGATGGCCGCTGCCGCCCAGCGTGCGCAGAACCAGTTACCGGGCCTGATCGCACAGACCCGCAGTGCCCTGGAGAAATCCCGCCAGAGCGCCGAGCGCGGCCTGCGCCAGACCGAGGCCAGCCTTTCCTACCGTCGCGACCTGCTGGATCTGATGCAGCAACTGCTGGCGCTGGAAGGCGACATGCACAACGCCAAAATGGAACTGGCCTCGCTGATGGGCTTGCCCCCGGGCAGCGCCTTTACCGTCAGCGCCACACCCAGCGATGTATTGCGCAGCCCCTTCGCGGAAATGAGCGTACTGGAGCTGGAGCAGTACAGCCTGCGCAACCGCCCGGAGCTGCTGGAGGAAGATTACCGCCAGCGCATCGCCGCCACCGAAATCCGCAAGGCCTGCCTGCAACTACTGCCCGGGCTGGAATTGCGCAGCGGCTACTTCTACGACGACAACAGCTACCTGCTCTACAACGACTGGGCCGAAAGCAGCCTGCGCCTGACCTGGGACCTGCTGGGCACCGTAGTGGCCGGGCGGGACCTGGTGGAATACGCCCGGGATAGCGAGCGCCTCGGCGATGTGCGCCGCGCCGCACTCACCATTGCCGTGCTCACCCAGGTCGACCTGGCGCATAGCCATGTGAAGCGCGCGCAACTCAATCACGGTTACGCCATGGAAATGGCGGACATCGACCGCGAGATGGCAAGCCAGTCCCGCGCCCGCTGGCAATCCAGCCAGGGCACCGAACTGGAAAGCATTCACGCCGCGACCCAATCCCTGCTCTCCAGTGTTGAACGCGACGTGAGCTATGCCGACTGGCGCAGCGCCAACGGCCGCCTGAGCAATGCAGTGGGCTTCCAGCCGGAATTTTATATTGACTACCGCCAACCGCTGGAGGTGATCCAGCAACAAGTGGCCGACATGCGCACCCAGAACGCCAGCATGGAGCTACTGCCCGTTGGCGGCTACAACCCGGAAGGGGTGGAAAAGCGCGAGGCGGAAATCCGTGAAGACGGCCAGGCTTCCGCGCACTGGTAA
- a CDS encoding sugar phosphate isomerase/epimerase codes for MATPSIVASTKPQLNGVQLYTLRNQMQESVDTTLTKVADAGYQTVEFAGFFGRSAGEVRLLLEHNGLAAPASHFPLEQMEADFASVISDAKALGSQYVVLAWLDPDRRSADDYRALVQNLNDWGRQCREAGLRLAYHNHDFEFERTDGFIPYQLLLDNTDPALVFFEMDIYWMHKAGQDPLAYFERYPGRFPLWHLKDAMSEGAMADVGRGVIDFPGLLKHAKKAGLEYGFIERDDAVAPYDSIHRSLRAVKNWD; via the coding sequence ATGGCTACGCCATCTATTGTCGCCAGCACCAAGCCGCAACTGAACGGCGTGCAGCTGTATACCCTGCGTAATCAAATGCAGGAAAGCGTGGACACAACTCTGACCAAGGTGGCGGACGCCGGATACCAAACCGTTGAGTTTGCCGGCTTCTTTGGTCGCAGTGCCGGTGAAGTGCGATTGTTGCTGGAGCACAACGGATTGGCTGCGCCGGCCAGCCATTTCCCGCTGGAGCAAATGGAAGCGGATTTTGCCTCGGTCATTTCGGATGCAAAAGCGCTGGGTAGCCAGTATGTGGTACTGGCCTGGCTGGACCCGGACCGGCGCAGCGCGGACGACTATCGTGCGCTGGTGCAGAATCTGAATGACTGGGGCCGCCAGTGCCGCGAGGCGGGCCTGCGCCTTGCCTACCACAATCACGATTTCGAATTTGAACGCACCGACGGATTTATTCCTTACCAGTTGTTACTGGATAACACCGATCCGGCACTGGTGTTTTTTGAAATGGATATCTACTGGATGCACAAGGCCGGGCAGGACCCGTTGGCTTATTTTGAACGCTACCCGGGACGTTTTCCGCTGTGGCATCTGAAGGACGCCATGAGTGAAGGGGCCATGGCCGACGTGGGGCGCGGCGTGATCGATTTCCCCGGGCTGCTAAAACATGCGAAAAAAGCAGGGCTGGAATACGGTTTCATAGAGCGCGACGATGCTGTCGCACCTTACGACAGCATTCACCGCAGCCTGCGCGCGGTGAAAAACTGGGATTAA
- a CDS encoding sugar ABC transporter permease: MNGVALRFRHLLPSRLVAALRDIFSWRFALLVVSCLVVIYPLLWVVSLAFSGQQSLTLVRLPEGASVGQQLLALVPLPERWTLDNFRAVLTEQPFLRWLGNSLIVAIATTLVGLSLSCTAAYAFSRFRFAGRNRGMVLFLISQMFPAVLMLIPLYVIVVQWLGLGNSWLGLILVYSITALPFCVWMLKGYFDTLPYEIEESALLEGASRWTIFTRIILPLARPAIAVTGLFAFMTAWNEFILASIFMDDESRYTVPVGLRFFVSDYASEWGFFAAGSILVSLPVMLLFLSLQRFLVSGLSAGAVKG; the protein is encoded by the coding sequence ATGAACGGCGTGGCCTTGCGGTTCAGGCATCTGCTGCCGTCGCGGTTGGTCGCGGCCTTGCGGGATATCTTCAGTTGGCGGTTTGCGCTGCTGGTAGTCTCCTGCCTGGTGGTGATCTACCCGCTGTTGTGGGTAGTGAGCCTGGCGTTTTCCGGGCAGCAGTCATTGACGCTGGTGCGCCTGCCGGAAGGCGCCAGTGTCGGGCAGCAATTGCTGGCGCTGGTGCCCCTGCCGGAGCGCTGGACCCTGGATAATTTCCGCGCGGTACTTACCGAGCAGCCGTTCCTGCGCTGGCTGGGTAACAGCCTGATCGTCGCCATCGCCACCACGCTGGTTGGGTTGTCGCTGAGCTGTACCGCCGCCTACGCCTTTTCCCGCTTCCGCTTTGCCGGTCGCAATCGCGGCATGGTGCTGTTCCTGATTTCCCAGATGTTTCCGGCGGTACTGATGCTGATACCGCTGTATGTGATCGTGGTGCAGTGGTTGGGGCTGGGGAATTCCTGGCTGGGGTTGATCCTGGTGTACTCCATCACCGCCTTGCCATTCTGCGTATGGATGCTGAAGGGCTATTTCGACACTTTACCCTATGAAATTGAAGAGTCTGCGCTGCTCGAGGGTGCCAGCCGCTGGACCATTTTTACTCGTATCATTCTGCCATTGGCGCGCCCAGCCATCGCGGTGACCGGGCTGTTTGCGTTTATGACGGCCTGGAACGAATTTATTCTCGCCTCTATTTTTATGGACGACGAATCCCGTTACACGGTACCGGTTGGACTGCGTTTTTTTGTCAGTGACTATGCCTCCGAATGGGGCTTTTTTGCCGCCGGTTCCATTCTGGTATCCCTGCCGGTTATGCTGCTGTTCCTCTCGTTACAGCGATTCCTGGTATCCGGCCTGTCTGCCGGCGCAGTCAAGGGTTAG